GCTGTCATAGCGATTGCCAGTTGTGCTTACGCAGCTGATGCGCTGCCTCCTTATGGAAAATTGACCGTTACTGAAGACCTGATTCGACGAGAAATCATCCGACTTGGCGGAGACTGGGAGTCAGGAGAGAAACCTAAGCTCGTTTCTTTTATCGGCGACAAATTCGAAAGCAGACATTTCGAAATGTTGACTCACCTCCCCACTCTAGAGCTTTTTTATGTGGATACATGTGCCATTGATGATTTTGCTCTGTCATGCCTTTCTCAAATACATCAGCTTAAGCGGCTCCAAATTGTAGAGTGTAAGCTGGAGCCTGAGAGCTTTTCACTGCTGCGAAGCAATCGTGAACTCAGGGAAATCATTTTTGATTCCGTTATCATACCGGATCAACTAATGACCGAACTTGCAAAACTTCCGAATCTCAAAAGTATTTCATTTAACGACTGTAAAGGGATCACGAAAGAGCAGATCGCGACCTTAAAAGCAGCATTACCCAACGTGAAGATTGGTTATTAAAATACGGAAAAGAGACCTGGTCCATTTAATATTTCAATAATCCCCATTATTTATTACCGATGTGATGAAAGTTAAATGTAAGATGAAATCAGACATTCTTCCAACCGATCGGTCATATAAAGTGCTGGCAATTGCACGGGAAGTTGCTTTATCAGAAGGTTGTGAGACAATTTTGCCAATACACATTCTTCACGGTTTGTTACTGGAACATGATGGTATTGCCGGGAAAATCTTGACTGATGCTGGTGTTCCAGTTAGCAATAAACTGCGGGAAGAAAACAAATCCTCTCACGATAGAAATAATTTTGTCGAAGCAGATTACGAAAATCAACGAATGTGTGGAATTCGTGAGGTTCCATTGTTATCTGGGACAGCAAAGCTTGTATATGAAAGAGCAACTCAAGAAGGAAAAGATTTATTTCAAAAATTGCAGCATACTGCGTGTCCCTATCTTGGGACAGAGCATTTACTTTTGGCTTTGCTCAGTATTCCGGAAACGTCAGCCTATCAATATTTAGAATCTAAACTAAACGAAAACGGTCTTAAGCCAAAGCATTTGCGAGAAGCAATTTACGATTTGGTTGGTGTGCCTGGTGAAAAGTAACATTATGCCAGTTTTGTCTGAATGCAGGTTTAATAATGTTGCCTTTCCATTAGCTACAAGACAATGAGAGCATAAATAAACAAGGGGATTCAGACCTGGTCCATTTATGCTCATCGTTTTTGTTTATTGCTCGGTCACGTCAGTTTCGGTGATCGCAATCGAGTAAGTAGTTCACTGAGACCATTTGAACCGATCATGAGGAACATCCCAATGAGCATCCGCAACCCTAATAATAAGATTTGAACTTTCAGGTCCAACGTGATCGGGGCTGAATTGTCAAATTTTTTCTCCTCAACAATTCGAAAAAGTGTGGCTCCGATATCTGGCAGAGTAAATCCTAAGATCAACACACCCACCGCAGCAAAGGCAACCGTTTGTACCTGCCGTGCGGTAAGGGAACCGCCATCGACGGCGAAATCACCAGACAAGATAAATTTAACAATCTGATTTGCTGCAAACCACAACGTACAAGCAAGAATTAGATTCAAGCCGAGGGGAATTAATTGCACATAGACCATCTGCAAATAGATCATCCCTTCCGGGGCCTGCGAAAACGGAACCAGATTTGTCTTCCATGATATCCACATCGTCACAAAGGGGATCAGGTCAAACAGCACTTTCACGCCATAGAAAAGTGCCAGCAATCGACACCCAATATAGGCAAACTCTTCTTTTTTCATTTCGTTCCCTTCCTGGCGAATACAAAATAATTGACTTGATTTTAAAGATGATCAGGACAAAATCTAAATTCATAATGGAATCACCACAATACTGGATCAAAAATAATCGAGACACGGAAAAAAGACCTGGTCCCGATAGTTGTCCATAGTGATTACAGGGCGTCCTGAACCTGTCTGGTCTGGCGTTCCGTCAGAATTCCCAGCAGGGCAACCTGTTCTGCGTGTTTTAGAAACTCGGTCCTGGTATGAGGGATCACCACGGATCGACTCTGTTCCGCATCCGCCTGAGATGATTCTGCTGCTTCAATCCAGAATAAACCATGGATGGTGACAAGATAAAGTTCAGCCAGTAACTGGTTCTGTACTTTCGAAAGCTTGAGCTTGTTTTCATTCTGGAGTTGGCCCATGGTTCGAAAAACATCCGACAGTTTTTTCGGATCCAAACGTACCTGATCTGTTTCAGCAGGGGCTGGTAGCATCGGAATCACATTCGGTGCCGGCCGCTTCTCTGTAAGTTGTGCGTACCTCTTTTTTTGAGCCGGTGTGAGAACCGCGATTGAATCGTTGCGGAACTGATCATTGAGGAGATTCAGGCCAGCCTGAATCTCCGCCTGATTCGCATCAGGCAGCATCGACCCCATAAACAATGGTCTCGCGTCTTGATTGTAATTTGATTGTGCCCGCTTCAGAAGCGTTTTTTGTGCCTCAGTGAAATCCATCAGCTCCTGAATCAGGGCTTGCAGGAACCCGCGCCATTTCTGATCTGACAAATGTTGCTGGATCACGGCATTGGCTTGAGACTCTGTGAGCAGCCCCGAGAGCGACATCAGCTGACCATGCATCACAGCCTCTCTGCGACGTTGTTCGTTGCGTTCCAGATATTTGATGTAATCCCGGGGGTTCGTATCCAGGTAATCGGCGTCGTGGCTCGAAGATGCCAGGTTCGCCTGGTAGAGCAATGCATCCAGTTTTTTGAGAATCACTCCCTGATTATCAGACAGGGCGAGGGCAGATTGCCAGTAACTACGGGAGTGGCAAAGATCGCCAATAAAGGTATAACCCGTATGGAGTTGAAATATGCGATTCATACGCAGGCCGGCGCTTTTTTCCCTGGTGATCTTGGCACGTTCCAGATCTTCGGTTTGCTGCTGTTCCTGTGACGTCACCCAGGAACAGACATTGAACGTCATGATGATGGTGACGCTGGCTGTGATTCTTTTCCAGGACATACCCTGCTCCTTTGAAATGTAGCAACGGCAGAGACGCTCAACTCCATTTGAGCAGACGGGACACAACTCTCAGAGACGACCCGGTCCTGATGTTGTCCTGCGATTCATTGTCGCATGCGATTTATTCAAAGGCAAGAAGTTTGTTCGGTTTCTGATTGCTACACAGCCTTTGAAAACTCGGAAAAGTTATGCAAAAAAAGAGACGTGGTTTATCTAGATCGATCAAAATGTGTCGTCTATTACGTTGCCTACTTCCAGAAAGTCGTCAATTGCTTCCCGGTTTTACTGGCCTGCACGATATCGCAATAATTCGACCGGCATTTTTCATCCGGATCGGAAACAATGTATTCAAACCAGCCATCGTATGCAGATAAGTTTTCCTCAAGACTGAATTGACCGTTGAACGTACAACTGTCCTGGAGTGTATCCAGGATCTCATAGAAACGGGTTCGGACTGTAGAGCCGATCAGAGCCTCGGCCCCGGCAAGAAAAATGAGATGCGCCATTTGCAGGTGAGTCAAGCCATCAGGCGGTTGTTCCCATGCTTCCCGCGAGTACTGTGCGGCTGTGGCGAGTGGCCCAGAGTGGCAATTGCACAAGTCGGAGAAGAAATAGTAGTGTTCCCATTCGGCGACCTGTAAAGTTTTGGTATCAGTCTGAGTCCGAAAGGCAATTTCTGCCTGACTAAACCACGGTATAATGCTCAATGCCATCGCGTTGAGGGGAAAGAGCGGGTTGTCGTTATCGACAATCGTGCGAAGTTGTGGAGTGCAAATTTCCAATCCATCAAGAATTCCCGCGCGAAATAATTCGACACATTGCGAATAAGACATGACAGTAATCCTCAAGGGACTTTTACAATATCGATTTATTGAGAGAATATGATTCTGTCTAAAACTAACAGGATATCTGTCTATTATCAATTGGCAACATAAAACCTTCCGCATTCATGTCTTTAAGTATCAACTCATGAAGATGAAATGTGTAAAAAAGACCTGAAGCATTTATTCAGTCAGTGCTCAAATTTCATCTCTCGGGTTGCGTTCTCTTTCCCTACAATGTGCGTCGGGTGGGATGTCTGGTTTTCGGGCAGTGTCGGGCGAGCCGACGAAGGGCATCCGTTGGTTAAGTGAGTAGAGCGAGACGGATCTTTGATGTTTCTTTTTCGAGTTTGTAATCTCATGATGATGTTCATTCGCAGGTCAATTCCATTGATCCGATTTTCTGCAGGGGCACGGGCGCGTCAAGGGGAGATGAACAAAATCGGGTGGCGATATGGGTTGATGTATGCTGACAGGGATGCGACATCGGGGCGTGCCGGGACGATGTGGGGGCGGTGTGTGTCGATCCGCACGACATGTTTGAGCAGGCTTTATAACAAATCGTGCGGAAACCAAGTGGGTTTGATAGTGCTGATTTCTGCCGTAGTTCTGTTTCTACAGGTGAAGAAATACTGGACCACGCGCGCGACTCAGTTTAGCGCTTATCATGTTTCGCGGCGCGGCGGAGTCAAGTCGAATATTTTCAGCGGTGAAATGGAACTGACACTGAAGGGGAAGTTAAATGAGAGGAGCAAAATGGTGTTTGAGCTAAAATGGTGTTTGAGCTAAAATGGTGTTTGAGCTGTTGTCGGAGAGGGTCACGAAAAAAGGACACAGAACGAAGTTGGTTGATGTTGTAAGTTGAATGATGAAAAAGAGATATGTGGAAAGTGTGTTGCCAGGGTGTTGTGTTAAGTTGTGTAACGTGGTCGAAACTGTCTCGTTTGAGGTGAGAGTCGTTCTTCAGAAATACTTTTAAGGGTTATTTCGATTCCAGTTAATGTGCCGAGGCCCGTTAGACTTTTCAGGACATTTCTGTCCTCATGTTTTAATCTGATTGACAGTCGTCTGATGGTGTCGGAGGATAAAATTGATTGCTTTTTCTTCGATTCTTTTTTGCTGGGACAAATAAGTGATGACACAAGAGCGGAACTTCAAGGAGATACAAAAGAAATATGGTCCTTGTGCTCTGTCGGTTAACGTGACTCAAATGAAGCGGCCAGAAATGGTTGGCGAAGCTGTCGGGGTACTCTCAACGGTTGTTTTTTGTTTGATTATACTAAGCGGATGTCAGGGTGATCAAAGAGCCGATCCACGCGAAACAGCTCCGCTGGGGGACGCTCGGGCACAAAACAGTTTAGGAATCATGTATACAGCGGGAGACGGTGTCAAACAAGACCTTGCTCAGGCAGTGCATTGGTTTCGTAAATCTGCTGAAC
The sequence above is a segment of the Gimesia algae genome. Coding sequences within it:
- a CDS encoding leucine-rich repeat domain-containing protein; this translates as MLHQISFVAVIAIASCAYAADALPPYGKLTVTEDLIRREIIRLGGDWESGEKPKLVSFIGDKFESRHFEMLTHLPTLELFYVDTCAIDDFALSCLSQIHQLKRLQIVECKLEPESFSLLRSNRELREIIFDSVIIPDQLMTELAKLPNLKSISFNDCKGITKEQIATLKAALPNVKIGY
- a CDS encoding Clp protease N-terminal domain-containing protein, whose product is MKSDILPTDRSYKVLAIAREVALSEGCETILPIHILHGLLLEHDGIAGKILTDAGVPVSNKLREENKSSHDRNNFVEADYENQRMCGIREVPLLSGTAKLVYERATQEGKDLFQKLQHTACPYLGTEHLLLALLSIPETSAYQYLESKLNENGLKPKHLREAIYDLVGVPGEK